GAATCTCAACGTTTCACATTGTATAATGGTGACGAATTGAGCCACAAGATTGTTGATTTCTTTGAAATGTGCAAGGCGGGTCCTGAAAATTGGAATAAGATCGCAAAAGCTAGTCTCTAGCGtataaataaatcgtaagtattTCACGACCAGATATAGAGAACTAACCATGACGATTTCCTTTGACACTTGGTTGTTCTTGGATTGCAGCTACGCATGGAAGATTTAAGCAAACAAGCTGCTGAACATGGGAGCAGCGTATGGATTATGGAGGCAGATGAACAAGGAACAAAAGTTAgctaaacaaaaacatatcaacATATTCTACAATCTCCAATTTAGGAATTTGTGGAGtttttacaactatatttagGCATGttgaaacttatcaaaaaaaatatttaggcaAATTGAAGTCATAAACATTTATATTGAGTTCTATTCATTGTATCATAGGGAAGGAGTTTGCTCATCCCAAGCGAAGAACCCCAACAAGCAACACCAGCTGCGACGTCTAAAGCCTAAACAACCAGCCATAACGTCGACAACTGAATCCCAGTCCAGACCAAGGCATATAAGCTAACtcttaagaaaatataattttttttaaaaaaatttactgaaCAAAAGTTATTTGATTTCCTTCCATGGTTGTAAGTTATGCAGAAGGGGGCATAGAACAAGTTAGAGAAAATGGTAGAATTAAGAAGAAATTAGTTTTCATGTTTTTTATTAATGCATATTTCTTATGCAACAAATGGTCCTTTTAAATAGTAAGAGAGGAAATGCAATAAATGGACCATTCTTGGTTCTCggtcttttaatttattaccaCCCAATATGAAACTGTATCTTTTGTTCATATAGCTAAAGTGGAAGCAAGATGTAGTGAGGAAATATATCactaaatatagaaaatgtatATTGTCAGGCAAGCAAACCATTAGAAAGACTTCAAGAAATATCAAGAATATTGGAATTCAATGGAAGCCATATCCGATCGCTAAATTGTATTATCTGCAGTGGCTGTGACAAATTGCATGAGAAGATTTGGACTTATAAAGTGCCAAATTCATTGCTGTGGAAGGTATGTATGTACGTGTCTCATGCTCTCTCTCAATTCTATATAGGAGGCATGCCACTATGTTACCAGAAAATTAGATTCCATAATGGTTTGGGCATCAGAAagaatttttagaaaatgaaattgtCAAGTTGGGGTATGAAGAAGGGGTAATAAATATTGAGGGGCCACACCATTTGGATGATATAAACGAAATTGTAGGATatgcttttatgttttttaaagaagaatGTGAGCTTGGGGTTGTTTGTATCATGATGCTAAGGTAACCATTAACAGCTCAAATCGTGTAGGCCATATCGATTGTAATGAAGTGCTATATTTCATTAAGGATGAGCTATAATGATGATCTAATGAATAAAACCAGAGGCCAATAAAATGATCTTTCTTCGTCCTTGAAACCAAATTGATCAACACAGTACTTTCGAACAAAAATTACTTTATACGTAAATTAAACATAAGTCTATATAGGTTTAGGTTTACTGATAATTAATTCCAGTGTGAAGTTAATTTAGACCTTTGATTCttcttaatttattgatttCTTCAAGTACTGGCCAGGGATCATATAAATTAGACATCCGAAGCTTCAATTATTTCCATAGGAAGAGAAGTGCTTTTACCGTTTATATTCCAAACTATAAAGATTTACAAAAGTACCAAGAATATTGGAATGCAATGGAAGCCACATCAAATCACTACAAGTGATTGGCTTGGAGGGCTGcgacaaaatgcatgaaaagatttgGAATTATAAAGTGCCAAATCCATTACTATGGAAGGTATGTATGTGTCTTATCCTCTCTTTGAATTCTATATAGGATGCAtgactttaaaataaatgatgatgatgatattgttttaataGGGACATTATAATGCCACTGTGTTACCGGAAAATGAGATTCTAGAGTGGTTCCGGTATTAGAAagaatttttagaaaatgaaattggTAAGAGAGGGGATGATGTTATCCAAttgaaaggaaatgaagaaTGGGTAATAAATATTGAGGCGCCGGACTATTTGGAGGATATAAGTGGAATTGTAATATATGTCATTCCATTTTTTAATGAAGACCTTAGGGGTGAGTGTTTTTAGGGGAAGCTAAGGTAACCATTAACAGCTCAAATTGTGTATGCCGTATCGATAGTGAAGAACATCTACTTTTGTGTGGTCATAATGTAACGAATAATATTGTAGCCATAGACCAATATGAAGTATGGATGTGGTACTCTAATTTAGAATCATTTGAGGTAAAGGTTTTGGACAATTTGAGGGTTCAACTTTGTATTCCTCCCAATCCTAGGGATCCTCTTTGGGAACGGTATTATATAAGTTGGGGAGCCAATGTTGTATACAAGCACCAAAGTAGAGCACAAAGAAGTTCTTTGGAATTTCAGGTGAGATTTTCGTTTGTTCTCTCTAGTCTTTAAGACTTACATGATTTGGTATTTGCCATTCATTTATTAGCTCAATGATTTTAGCACTCATctatttttgcattttcaagaatGGATAAACgtgtctttatttcttttatagattctgatgacctgtcttttcttttgtaaaatgatcattttcaagaatgttCAACCTTTTGATTCACATGTAGCAGGGAGTTTGTGTCAGCCCAGATTGGTGGGTTATACAGAGGCTCGGGAAGGTACAAATCGATCACTTGTTCCTCCTTTGTTGATAACAAATGTAACTTCGCAAACATCATATATCGATTTCTCCTGAAGAATTTTTCTCGATTAAGATTGATGATGACTGATTAGCAAAAGCCAAGAAgtattttggtttggtttgagtAAGACAGCACATAgatgatattcttttctttagtttcttagccacatttgtttgttttctttcatctttGGCATTGGTAAGAGAATATATATCCCAGATGTTAGCacaatgattttctttttcccctgatttttattttctgacgGTTCAGTATTATGGAGCTATATTCGTTCATTGTAGGTCATTCTTGCATTATCCTTAGTCATTAAATCACATTACACTTTAGTGATTTAACCATATTTACATTTGAATTGTTAGGACgttgtggtacggggcatacaattacaactgaagtagaaatgagaaagaataaaagaaataataaggaactccaattgtagaagaatttcacttatagcaaaaggattacaagaatttctctcttgaataaggagagcacaattgacaataccctcttttataaaaggagaaaactcactcttttcttataaaaggagagacaatatataggagaaacctcactatttttctctctaaaactctctctctttctctaaatttttctttcaaaatgggataggtttcttaaagcaaaaacatgtatttataggagttaaaggaggtggaagatggcggaagcaactggaagatagcggaagcaaatgtgaacgcaagcttgatgtaggttgtcaactagccaccatttttgacccataaaggtggcggtggaagatagcggaagcaagtggaagatggcggaaacaactggaagatggcggaagcaaatgtgaatgcaagctcaactagccaccattttttacccataaaagtccataaaagtggctttaccgctacatatctcccacttaaagtcacttttgtaatccttctatcttttctacactttccatctccatgccgcttacatatctgctaggcctaaggaggatcgacaccagataaacttgtcattattaattggctttgttaatatatctgctaggttgtcttttgtatggattttttgtatatccacacttccttcttccaccttctcacgaacgaagtgatactgaactcgtatgtgctttgtccttgaatgaaatgctggattctttgccaaatgcaaagcgctctgactatcacaaaataaatcaaccttctcttgtaagtgtccgagctcttccagtagcatttgcaaccatattgcctctttgctagcttgtgtagctgcgacatattctgcctccgttgtagaagtagccacgatagactgcaatttgaaacccagcttacagctcctccagcaagagtaaacacataacttgaggtggacttgctcttgtcaagatcacctgcataatctgaatcaacatagcctctgacagtaaagtctgatccttcataacataatgcgacatttgaggtacccttgacatatctcaggatcctctttacagcactctaatgctctttaccaggattcgccatatatcgactaaccactcccactgactgtgcaatgtctggtcttgtacaaaccatagcgaacattaagctacccactgctgatgtatacggtactcgagacatttccatcctctctgcttcattgctaggactcatacttgaggataacttgaaattaataggaagaggggtagaaattggcttacaatcttgcatgttgaagcgttgcaagattttcttcaaataatttttctgagaaagccatatcttcctattatttctgtctcggtaaatttgcatccctagaatcttgtttgctggtcccaagtccttcatttcaaactccctagccaactgtgcctttaagtctgtaatacgatctttgttggggcctgctaccaacatgtcgtcaacatacaacaacagaataatgaaattaccatcaccaaatctcttgtagtaaacacaaggatctgaactatgtctgttgtatccaaggctcatgataaaggaatcaaatctcttataccaacatctcggcgcctgtttgagaccgtatagagatttgttcaacctgcaaaccaagttctctttttctttttcttcaaaaccttctggttggagcatgtaaatttcttcttcaatttctccatgaagaaatgcagttttcacgtccagttgttctaagtacaagtcaaatgtagcacacatcgcaaggactgctcgaaccgttgagagtcgaacaacaggagagaatatttcgttaaagtctatgccttctttctgagcgaatcctttcaccaccaatctagcacgataccgctccaattgatcattgccatttcgtttgatcttgtaaacccatttgtttccgatggccttccttccttgtggtagtggtacaagatcccatgttttgtttttatggagagcttcaatttcttcttgcattgcaaccaTCCACAGAGAAGCTTCTTGACTATTTGTAGCCTCATGGAAATTTGACGGTTCTCCATCTTCTGTTAGTAGACAGTATGCGACATTTCCCTCCATGATGTACTCTGAGTGTCAAGCTGGTTCTCTTCTCTCCCGAGTTGATCGTCGAACTTGTGGAATTGCACACTcagcttgttcttgttcttcgtgctctgatattgcttcagaagaatctggaacttctaattcttgtctttcttcaacttgaactgtagtagtctctggtttctcttttgaagcgctatcattttctttttcttgtaccttatcttctacaaatacaacatccctgctgattagcaccttgcgggcagtgggatcccacaggcgataccccttgactccatcagcataccctaagaaaatacattttctagattttggatctagctttgatgtttcttgggcgttgtacataacataaacaggacttccaaatgtatgtaagtgagaataatcagctggcttatcagtccacatctccatcggcgttttcagatcaattgcggttgatggtgaccgattgatcacataacaagcagtcttgactgcttctgcccaaaatgacTTGACCATTCCCGCAGTTCTCAACATCGCTCTTGTTCGTTCTAACAACGTTCTGTTCATCCGCtctgctactccattttgttgtggagtgtatgccaccgtgagctgccttttgataccttcttgttgacagaagctatcaaattcaatgccagtatattctcctccattgtctgtccttaaacacttgatcttcttttcagattcaagctcaacccgcgctttgaatattttgaaaactggaaatacatctgctttattttttattggatacacccaacatctcctggagtaatcgtcaataaatgacaaagtattttgctcctcctagggacaaaactggtgcttgccaaacatcagaatagattagttctaagatagctttacttctagcagaggaactactgaatttcaatctgtgctgcttactagtaacacaatgctcacaaaagggtaatgaaacctttttgagccctggaagaagcttttgttcagcaagaatcttcaaacctcgttccgacatgtggccaagcttatggtgccacatcattgttaattcttctgccgaacttgccaacgcagtggatgcttctccttcttgttgtgtttctcctttaagcatgtacaaatttgcagctatcttttccgctttcatcattacaagcgcgcctttaactattttcatgatcccatcttgaatatgggttttacacccactattatctaattgtcctaaagacaatagatttttcttcaggcctttcacatgtcgtacctcctgaatggtgcgaactgtaccgtcacacatcttcaatttgatggtaccaataCCAGCAATCTCCAAGGCATGATCGTCTCCCATGAACACAGATCCTCCTGAGATAGGTTCATATTGATAGAACCATTCTCTTCGGGGAGTCATATGCCATGTTGCTCCTGAGTCAATAAGCCAGACATCAGCAaatcttcttctaccttcagtaactgttgttgcctcactatataaaatttcaccatcatctgaggtgcttgctacacaaccctgagcttttgacaactcagggccttttcctttggcttcttcgttcttcttgagatgccaacactcccttttgtagtgccctttcttgccacagtgatgacacttgacattcttcttacttCTGGATTTTGATCTACTCTGATTTTGACTCCCACTGGGGCCACGTTCCGTTGATCTCCCTCTCGTCATTACCAAAGCTTCGGCTTGTTGTGAACCTCCTAGtctatcttctttgcttttgcgcCGACTTTCTTCGTCAAGAACCGCAGCTGCAATATCATCGAAGACTAGaacttcaatgttgttggttaagttgatgatgagttgatcatacgaatcaggtagactttgaagtagaatttcagcacgttcactcgtctctatgttatgccccattgctgtgagctgtgaaaatgaagtgttgagggtgttgatgtggtctgtcaccatagttgactccatcatccgaagggtgtagagttttcttctcaagaaaattttgttgtgtagtgatttggcctcgtacaattttgtcagagtatcccatatctcttttgctgtctttttctccgccacacttgacaatactccatcagctagtgctaggtgcagattagcaatagcattgccatccatctcgttccacttgtcgtcgtcagtgatctcatctggcctatctccaattgccgtcaagcaattatctttcctcaaaattgcttttattctcattttccacaatGAGAAATTACTCCCATTGAACTTCTCTATTTCGTACTTCGTCGCCATTATTGAAGATGCCTCCTTTCCACTAACTGGATCTAACTGTAGCACGAAAACCAGCTATAAAcctgatgctctgataccactgttaggacgttgtggtacggggcatacaattacaactgaagtagaaatgagaaagaataaaagaaataataaggaactccaattgtagaagaatttcacttatagcaaaaggattacaagaatttctctcttgaataaggagagcacaattgacaataccctctcttataaaaggagaaaactcactcttttcttataaaaggagagacaatatataggagaaacctcactatttttctctctaaaactctctttctttctctaaatttttctttcaaaatgggataggtttcttaaagcaaaaacatgtatttataggagttaaaggaggtggaagatggcggaagcaactggaagatagcggaagcaaatgtgaacgcaagcttgatgtaggttgtcaactagccaccatttttgacccataaaggtggcggtggaagatagcgaaagcaagtggaagatggcggaagcaactggaagatggcggaagcaaatgtgaatgcaagctcaactagccaccatttttgacccataaaagtccataaaagtggctttaccgctacatGAATGACTTTAATTCTCATGGACTGAGATGTAAAATCGAAGGATATAGAAGGAAAATACAACTTGAGACATCTGGGGTCCAAAAATGTCCATTGAATATAAAGATAGGGTTCGAAACTTTAACTTTTTTGTAATTTGGCTAAGTGATATAGTTTGATGATTACATTTTAATTGATAGTGTTGTTGATGGTCTATATGATTGGTGAATCTGCTGCAGATCATCAAGATAATGCGAGACAGAGTTGGGGCAGAAAGGGGCTTGGGCGGGCCAATGTGCATGCCTACGAGCAACAAGGTCATGTTGTGAAGCCTCAGATTCTTGTGGTGAGCTATTAACAAAAGAATATTGTGAGAAATAATTCTTAAGCTGTAGAAGGTTAGCCAGGATCAGGATTATTTATGCATTTCActccttaatttcattttacagGTAACAAGATTCTTGTGGAACACAGGATATTTCCATGACAGGTGCATATAACTAACAGTGGCCTCGTCTCATCTTCAAAAACCCCTAAATTCACTGTCCTGCAGCTTGCTGACGCTGAGGGAGGGGGACGACCTCAAATGGCTCGCTTTATCCAAACCGCTCAAAGAACGCTCCGCTATTCTTCTTCTCAGAATACTCCGCACTGAGATCCAGTATACAGAGGCAATGTGCACCTTCACCTTAGCTTGCTTGTTAATATCTCTAGGGGCGACGGTTGTAATGAATTGGAGTTTCTGTGCTCGTCTTGGCCCGACTCTTTGGAGGTTCAGAAAGTTTATTTACTTAGGCGCAATCGAATGCTGGCTAAGACTTAAGAGGCAATGGGAGTAAATGACGATCTCTTCGTTTTCTTGCATGTATATATGAACTTATCCGGTGGTTGCCGATTGGGAAGTGTCAAGAATTTTGTACAAAAATAGGAGAAAACGCTTTTTACGGTTTGTCTGAGATTCATTGATccaaatttctaattttattcGATCTATTGGACGCTGGGCTCAAAACTCAGGATAAAAGTTCACCTAGACTTGTAAACTTGGTAAGACTCTGCATATATGGTATATACGCAGATTCATTGTCAGGACCAGGCCggcttcttatttcttttttgagaaagttctttttcaatatctaaacttgtttttatcttcttcGACCACCAACATACATTACATGTATATATGTTTGATAAGCCAACTTGCACCCATTTACGCACAGTTTTGAACTAAAATAGGATGAACTTATAAAATAGGATATATGTTTAATAAAATAGGATGAATTCATGGAGGATGGATTGGCTTAAGAAAAAGAATatagtaaataaaaatttagccttgttttaatttttggaacgcgtttcttttaaagagaaaaataaacctAATAAAAAGTATTAGGATATAATTAACTTCACCATCTTAAATTATTCAACCATTTACTAGCTAGGCAGGTGCATGCAACAGTTATGTCCTCGTCTAAAAAATCAACTTGAATCATGTTtacctaaaatattttatcgacaaagagattacacaaaaataaacctataaattgatgtggtaCATCAGactgtaaagttacttttattctaaagtagatctaacggattCCATGAAGTCACGTCATTAGTTTGTCAGTTTaatttgtataatctctttgtatCTATAGCAGTTCTCCTATCTAAAGGGAGTTACAGTATGTAGAAACATGATTAGGTTGACTCAGATGATCCACATACAAGGTATTTGAACCAAATAGATTACTTGTGCGTAAAACACACGCCGAAAAAATAATCATTAGATtaaatatcaatttcaagttGTGTGAACTTTAGAACGTAGCAGCCAACTTGCAACCATTTACTCGGTTTTGAACTAAACTCGTTCTGCTTACAACAAATGCTTGTATTAGATACCCACTAATTAATTCTCTCCATAAACTTTAGACTTTGGAATttttggattgaagatttatcaCGTCTTGATTCAACTCGTTTCAATCTCTCCACACtgataatatcatttttcaatttctcttttatacTTTTCAATTTAATCATTACTGATCATTACGACTTTTCTAAACCTCCatgtaaattacaaaaaataatttcaaatctcaaaacaaaaataatattaaaaattatattctaacaatattttaactttataatatttttattcaattttttctctcatctccCAGAATCTAgtaaaaatcttaatttaaactatttcactactattcagaAACTATTTAACTACTAATACTCTTAACAGATTTCTTATTTATGCATCTCATTTGACTATATCCAAGCGAGGgccttattttcaattttttgccGTGTGAATTTAGAAATCTTAAGTGATATTATTTCACtcctatttacaaattattttattaccattAACAAATTTATCATCTTATCTTGTTTGAATTTCAAACGAGACCTTATTTTCAAACAAAGTCTAATTTTCACTACTATCCAGACATGCCTTATTTTCTATTTCCCCCAGTACTGTAAATTTAAACCAAAGCAATCACTTTAAAGAgcataaaaattcacaaaagGTATGATCATTGGGCAACGTACAAGACATATTCCATGCATGTTTTCAGGCTTTCAGCTCCATCCTTTAGACCAAATTGACGATCAACCGCCTGGCCTACTTAATCAGGATTAACATCCCCCGTAGTCAACACGGTTTCGAACAAATTTACAAgtccatatatatgtatttgggTTTACTTATAATTAATTCCATTTAGACCTTTGGTTCttcttaatttattgatttCTTCAAGTACTTAGACATCCAAAGcttcaaatattatttccaTAGGAAGCGAAATGCTTTATATATATCACAAACTATTAATTAACTTTGTATCATTTTTTAAGTTTcacttatcttttatttatcttaaCATGTAGAATCAAAGTTTTAGCACTTATGTTTCAATAAACTTAAGTTGCTCTTTTGGTTCAAATAATGAACTTTAAGAGTTgctttggttacacaaaatcaaactatctcatctcatctcatctcatataattattataacttttacaaattctcatatataatatatataataaacaattcaactttttcaaatctcaaaacaaaattaatattaaaaatttatattataatattattttattcaactttcaacaaaacatcccatctcattttatccaaactgtgtaaccaaactaggcctaattatctcatcttatttgttGACACTTTATATGTACTTCGGTATTGCTATTTCATAAATTAATCATCCAACAACAATCCCTAATTATTAGATGACACTTTATGAAAGTTGCCAAGAAGTTTCATTatgtctttctttttaacacGTTTGACCCACTTGTCTACgtacaacaataataaatagatattatgtGCATTTAAGTGtggattattaaatgaaaaataatacatcTTATTAAATGATTTTACCGAAGTTGTCAAGAAGtttcattctattttttcttttaacacgTTTGACCCACTTCATGTCTACAACAATCATAAATAGATATTGTGTGCATTTAAGTGtgaattattaaatgaaaaataatacatcTTATTAAATAACTTTACATAAGTTGCCAAAAAGTTTCATTCTATATTTCCTTTTAACACATTTGACCCACTTGTCTATAACaatcatatatagatattgtgTACATTTAAGAGtggattattaaatgaaaaataatacatcttattaaatgactttacggaagttgccaagaagtttaatacatcttattaaattaataagtttaatttaaaacttaaaCTATTAGacgaaatataatatatttaataaagttattaatttttttttttaaaataacagtCTTTTAATTGTCAAAATGAATTTCTCTTATGTAGACACTTGACTAACTTTGTTATCTGATTATATTGCATAAAAAATGCATTTCTCgctttgtttctttatttttcgcTGTATATGGTATTAAATGAATCCGCAAGATTTTATAAATCTAATTACTAAATCATTAATTTGAAttcaaaactaaattattaaattggaaatattatatttaacgtgaaaaaaataaaccagAAAAAGAATATATACTGACCGAGGTTCTTCAAATTGATACAGAGACCAAAAAAAGTAAATTCTGGTCTTATTTTCTtcaccttttcattttctttctttttcattatcgATGCTGAGGTGACATGAAAGTTATCCACTTCTTGATCATCAACACCATTACATATATCATTATTGAACTTTTTCAATAATGATTTAATTTCCAATCACTTGAATGCAAATGTTATTAATTCAGCATGTAGAAATCTGTGAAATCATCTTTGTATGACTCATTATTCTCTGCTTTCACATCAAAGCGCATAGAAAGTCACAAAAGTATAGCACTAGGAAAcacattttcaaaatatgagaTCATGATTTTGGATGACAAAGAAGCTATTCAACTGTTTAGCTTGAATGCTTTCGTGGAATAAGAACCATTGAAGGATTATGTGCACCTGTCTAAATAAGTAACGAAACATGCTCATGGCTTTTACTAGTTTTAACAGTGCTATGTTTGGATTTAAAAGGTCAAagtatacataaataaaaaaagtgcatgggataaaaagtataaaaatattcCTAACAGTAATACTCAAAAAGTACTCTTAGTCAAGAAAATATTTGGCTAATGtcatgaaaatatttgatagctGTGATTTGTTTCCAATTGATTGCGTATTTTCaagagtatttttttaacactttgcTTTATTTTAAGAAACTCCTATCTCTCACACACGAAAAGATAGGCACCACAAAAGATGAAT
This is a stretch of genomic DNA from Carya illinoinensis cultivar Pawnee chromosome 15, C.illinoinensisPawnee_v1, whole genome shotgun sequence. It encodes these proteins:
- the LOC122295998 gene encoding uncharacterized protein LOC122295998 isoform X3, with amino-acid sequence MWYSNLESFEVKVLDNLRVQLCIPPNPRDPLWERYYISWGANVVYKHQSRAQRSSLEFQILMTCLFFCKMIIFKNVQPFDSHVAGSLCQPRLVGYTEAREDHQDNARQSWGRKGLGRANVHAYEQQGHVVKPQILVVSY
- the LOC122295998 gene encoding uncharacterized protein LOC122295998 isoform X4, with translation MWYSNLESFEVKVLDNLRVQLCIPPNPRDPLWERYYISWGANVVYKHQSRAQRSSLEFQNVQPFDSHVAGSLCQPRLVGYTEAREDHQDNARQSWGRKGLGRANVHAYEQQGHVVKPQILVVTRFLWNTGYFHDRCI
- the LOC122295998 gene encoding uncharacterized protein LOC122295998 isoform X1, which encodes MWYSNLESFEVKVLDNLRVQLCIPPNPRDPLWERYYISWGANVVYKHQSRAQRSSLEFQILMTCLFFCKMIIFKNVQPFDSHVAGSLCQPRLVGYTEAREDHQDNARQSWGRKGLGRANVHAYEQQGHVVKPQILVVTRFLWNTGYFHDRCI
- the LOC122295998 gene encoding uncharacterized protein LOC122295998 isoform X2, translated to MKRFGIIKCQIHYYGRDPLWERYYISWGANVVYKHQSRAQRSSLEFQILMTCLFFCKMIIFKNVQPFDSHVAGSLCQPRLVGYTEAREDHQDNARQSWGRKGLGRANVHAYEQQGHVVKPQILVVTRFLWNTGYFHDRCI